A DNA window from Candidatus Cetobacterium colombiensis contains the following coding sequences:
- a CDS encoding CpsD/CapB family tyrosine-protein kinase — protein MENKRQIFFKDANNHEMNEALRIIRTNLHFLNEKESGRTVLVTSTVPKEGKSVIASNYAMSIAITGKKVLLIDCDIRRPRAHESFGVSFNKGLESVLSGECKVEDVILKNVEKNLDILPTRNVAHNVTELFLGDKMKALLEELKEEYNTVVLDTPPLIIVSDAAILSKYCDGVVYIVAYDQVAKRELEFGKTMLNNAKANIYGFVVNKVDKNGLSYGNYGYYNNNYSYYKDYYTEEGEALAREYKPQKGFKGFIEKLKRDYKRQLSGDQKGKRW, from the coding sequence ATGGAAAATAAAAGACAGATATTTTTTAAAGATGCAAACAATCACGAGATGAATGAAGCACTTAGAATTATTAGAACAAACTTACACTTTTTAAATGAAAAAGAGAGCGGAAGAACAGTTCTAGTTACAAGTACTGTTCCTAAAGAGGGGAAAAGTGTTATAGCTTCAAACTATGCAATGAGTATAGCTATTACAGGAAAAAAAGTATTACTAATAGATTGTGATATTAGAAGACCAAGAGCTCACGAAAGTTTTGGAGTATCTTTTAATAAAGGATTAGAATCAGTGCTTTCTGGTGAGTGTAAAGTAGAGGATGTAATTTTAAAAAACGTAGAGAAAAATTTAGACATACTTCCTACAAGAAATGTGGCACACAATGTAACAGAGCTTTTTTTAGGGGATAAAATGAAAGCTTTACTAGAGGAGTTAAAAGAGGAATACAATACAGTGGTACTAGATACACCACCACTTATAATTGTAAGTGATGCAGCAATACTTTCTAAGTACTGTGATGGAGTTGTTTATATTGTAGCTTATGATCAAGTTGCAAAAAGAGAGTTGGAGTTTGGAAAAACTATGCTAAACAATGCCAAGGCAAATATATATGGATTTGTTGTAAACAAGGTGGATAAAAATGGACTTTCTTATGGAAACTATGGATATTATAACAACAACTATTCATACTATAAAGATTACTACACAGAAGAGGGAGAAGCTTTAGCAAGGGAATATAAACCTCAAAAAGGGTTTAAGGGATTTATTGAAAAGTTGAAAAGAGACTACAAGAGACAACTAAGTGGAGATCAAAAGGGGAAAAGATGGTAG
- a CDS encoding HTH domain-containing protein produces MTISVNTKHLRLLELLEFTKGNSLDFLEMFLDSNKANICSYLKEIYKGVPYGKNTTKTDEIIKCILNTNTLRSFLKKEQTISKDDRIFYLTLHLLLKSTLNLQSLSESLDVSRRTLNGDLVTIKKNIEIYSLDVHSVSGKGVFLEGEFINRKRALCTYIYKYLVEEKYMPELFKKSFSHIFHNEEIDEVLQRQIEYFISIGNCDSFFYNRELLKSFYISFKFLDDDTSSENKIKNNLNSLDSFKIYFENIFNRNSLNCVFEFFQTSLLGEISFEDIKYLQNILKICKGLFPEETVFLKNHYTVFKRILKNTLNLDISSDKFLDKFLSRTSFASKQAHYLPIFEMSFLNLNLDDSTIEKCIKLFKELRKSYWNISFTDVVSLYLYVNSNSKKEDEKKLVIVYNTIPKHLLEQLKGKIENDNNVTITNFININLFEDFKKSHNIECVGVFEGALKNSLGNLEVRHLTFPL; encoded by the coding sequence ATGACAATAAGTGTAAATACAAAACACTTGCGATTGTTGGAGCTTTTAGAATTTACAAAAGGTAATAGCTTGGACTTTTTAGAGATGTTTTTGGACAGTAATAAAGCTAATATTTGTTCATACTTAAAAGAAATTTATAAAGGGGTACCATACGGTAAAAATACTACAAAAACTGATGAGATTATTAAATGTATTTTGAACACCAACACCCTTCGTTCTTTTTTAAAAAAAGAACAAACTATTTCAAAAGATGATAGAATTTTCTATTTGACTTTGCACTTACTTTTAAAAAGTACTTTAAATTTACAAAGTCTTTCTGAATCTCTAGATGTTTCTAGAAGAACTTTAAATGGAGATCTTGTAACCATTAAAAAAAATATAGAAATTTATTCTTTAGATGTGCACAGTGTCTCTGGAAAAGGGGTTTTCTTAGAGGGTGAGTTCATAAATAGAAAAAGAGCTCTTTGTACATATATATATAAATATCTCGTAGAAGAAAAATATATGCCAGAACTTTTTAAAAAGTCTTTTTCACATATTTTTCATAATGAAGAGATTGACGAAGTTTTGCAAAGGCAAATTGAATACTTTATTTCCATTGGCAACTGTGATTCTTTTTTTTATAATAGAGAACTGCTAAAAAGCTTTTATATAAGCTTTAAATTTTTAGATGATGATACATCTTCTGAAAATAAAATAAAAAATAATCTTAATTCTTTAGATAGTTTTAAAATTTATTTTGAGAATATTTTTAACAGAAACTCTTTAAATTGTGTTTTTGAATTTTTTCAAACTTCACTTTTAGGAGAAATTTCCTTTGAAGATATTAAGTATCTTCAAAATATTTTAAAAATTTGCAAAGGTTTATTTCCAGAAGAAACAGTTTTTTTAAAAAATCATTATACAGTTTTCAAAAGAATTTTAAAAAATACACTTAATCTGGATATTTCAAGTGACAAATTTTTAGATAAATTTCTATCTAGAACTTCATTTGCCAGTAAACAAGCACACTATCTTCCAATATTTGAAATGTCTTTTTTAAATTTAAATTTAGATGATTCAACTATTGAAAAATGTATAAAGCTATTTAAAGAGTTAAGAAAGTCTTATTGGAATATATCTTTTACAGATGTTGTGTCTCTTTATCTGTATGTAAACTCCAATAGTAAAAAAGAGGATGAAAAAAAATTAGTCATAGTATACAACACAATTCCAAAACACCTTTTAGAACAATTAAAAGGTAAAATTGAAAATGATAACAATGTAACTATAACTAATTTTATCAATATAAATCTATTTGAAGATTTTAAAAAATCTCATAATATTGAATGTGTTGGAGTTTTTGAAGGAGCTCTTAAAAACTCCCTAGGAAATTTAGAGGTACGACACCTAACTTTCCCACTTTAA
- a CDS encoding tyrosine-protein phosphatase — MVDIHSHILFGVDDGPETLDESIEMIRKGMELGFREFYLTSHYGKGRFRNENYNENFEILKEKCQNLNLDIELHRGNEIYLDENILKTLEEKNYNVMKEKYLLVEFSPMTLPVVGKHMVKKVLEKNYIPIVAHVERYNHFRGSDLMELKRLGALLQLNIGGEKPKHIKRLLKEGKIDFLASDAHRLEKRGYNLEELKRLNGLLGEKRIKRMTNFLELVEEGENSEKIQSNSKFFSSFFRGILTGTWFRRDS; from the coding sequence ATGGTAGATATCCACAGTCATATACTCTTTGGAGTAGATGACGGACCAGAAACTTTGGATGAATCTATTGAGATGATCAGAAAGGGAATGGAACTGGGTTTTCGTGAGTTTTACTTAACTTCTCACTATGGAAAAGGGCGATTTCGTAATGAGAACTACAATGAAAACTTTGAAATTTTAAAAGAAAAGTGTCAGAACTTAAATTTAGATATAGAGTTACATAGGGGAAATGAAATATATTTAGATGAAAATATTTTAAAAACACTGGAAGAAAAAAACTACAATGTTATGAAAGAAAAGTATCTTCTAGTGGAGTTTTCACCAATGACGCTACCAGTTGTAGGCAAGCATATGGTGAAGAAAGTTTTAGAAAAAAATTATATTCCAATAGTTGCACATGTGGAAAGATACAACCATTTTCGTGGGAGTGATCTTATGGAGCTAAAGAGGTTAGGGGCTTTGCTTCAGCTGAACATTGGTGGGGAAAAACCAAAACATATTAAAAGACTATTGAAAGAAGGGAAAATTGACTTTTTAGCTAGTGATGCTCATAGATTGGAGAAAAGGGGTTATAATTTAGAGGAGTTAAAAAGATTAAATGGATTATTGGGAGAGAAAAGGATAAAAAGAATGACTAACTTTTTAGAGTTAGTAGAGGAGGGAGAAAATAGTGAGAAGATACAATCTAATAGCAAGTTTTTTAGTTCTTTCTTTAGGGGCATACTCACAGGGACTTGGTTTAGAAGAGATTCTTAA
- a CDS encoding YveK family protein gives MRRKEDFYEDDFYEDEEELDLMDLVFTLLRRWKLITLIAIPIFGLGVFFAMTRPTVYKAEMTMMVSSGRNFSATSLDGGELSVNQKLATTYAEIAKSNAILKNVIKKYDLDTSLGGLRGSVTIAPVEDTELMQLTYKNSDPALAAAVVNEIGNEFMLKVREVMNFQNIKVVEPAEIPKEALPKKRVLILAISAVLSVMVGCMAAFIVEFFFCKLRKPKDIEKILGTTMLGMVPDFSLSLVEGGKDGK, from the coding sequence ATGAGGAGAAAAGAGGATTTTTACGAAGATGATTTTTATGAAGACGAGGAAGAATTAGATTTAATGGATCTTGTCTTTACACTACTTAGAAGATGGAAATTAATAACATTAATAGCTATACCAATATTTGGACTTGGAGTTTTCTTTGCTATGACAAGACCAACAGTTTATAAGGCTGAGATGACTATGATGGTATCAAGTGGAAGAAACTTTAGTGCTACTTCATTAGATGGCGGAGAGTTATCAGTAAACCAAAAGTTAGCTACAACTTATGCAGAAATAGCTAAAAGTAACGCTATTTTAAAAAATGTTATAAAAAAATATGATTTAGATACATCACTAGGAGGATTAAGAGGAAGTGTAACAATTGCTCCAGTTGAAGATACAGAACTAATGCAATTGACATATAAAAATTCAGATCCAGCTTTAGCAGCAGCAGTGGTAAACGAAATTGGAAATGAGTTTATGTTAAAAGTTCGTGAGGTTATGAACTTTCAAAATATAAAAGTTGTTGAACCAGCTGAGATTCCAAAGGAAGCGTTACCTAAAAAGCGTGTACTAATACTTGCAATATCTGCAGTACTATCAGTTATGGTAGGATGTATGGCGGCCTTTATAGTGGAGTTTTTCTTCTGTAAACTGCGTAAACCTAAAGACATAGAGAAAATTTTAGGGACAACTATGTTAGGAATGGTTCCTGATTTTAGTCTTTCTTTAGTGGAAGGGGGAAAAGATGGAAAATAA
- a CDS encoding transposase, translating to MKKYNLAFRFRIHPNEVQVNLILQTFGCVRFVYNKILAKADETYKLEGKNKIITPASLKSEFPFLKEVDSLALANAQMNVKTAFANFFRTKKGFPKFKSKKSARKSYSTNSVNNSIRIESTFLKLPKLGLVKAKFHRDIPQNYKIKSATISQEPNGAFYVSILTEFEKDIKEVPSDNNIVGLDFSMKELFVSSDNQRADYPRFFRKLETKLGKAQRELSRKVKFSSNWNKAKLKVAKIHQSIKNSRKDFLHKLSKKLVTKYNAIIIEDLNMKGMSGALNFGKSVADNGWAMFTTMLQYKAIFLGKQVIKIDKWFPSSKTCSSCGNIKDSLSLGERAYNCECGHTMDRDLNASINIREVGRTLLAY from the coding sequence ATGAAGAAATATAATTTAGCTTTTAGATTTAGAATACATCCAAATGAAGTTCAAGTGAACTTGATTTTACAAACTTTTGGTTGTGTTAGGTTTGTATATAACAAAATTTTAGCTAAAGCTGATGAAACATACAAATTAGAGGGTAAAAACAAAATCATTACTCCAGCTTCTCTTAAATCTGAATTTCCATTTTTGAAAGAAGTTGATAGTCTAGCCTTAGCTAATGCTCAAATGAATGTTAAAACTGCTTTCGCTAATTTTTTTAGAACTAAAAAAGGTTTTCCTAAATTCAAATCTAAAAAATCTGCTAGAAAATCTTATTCTACAAATAGTGTTAACAACTCTATTAGAATTGAGAGTACTTTCTTAAAGCTCCCTAAATTAGGATTAGTTAAAGCTAAATTTCATAGAGATATACCTCAAAATTATAAAATTAAATCTGCCACTATTAGCCAAGAACCTAATGGGGCTTTTTACGTTTCTATTCTTACTGAATTTGAAAAAGATATAAAAGAAGTACCAAGCGATAATAATATCGTTGGGCTTGATTTTTCTATGAAAGAACTTTTTGTCAGCTCTGATAACCAAAGAGCTGACTATCCTAGATTTTTCAGAAAATTAGAAACTAAATTAGGTAAAGCTCAAAGAGAACTATCTCGTAAAGTTAAATTCTCAAGCAATTGGAATAAGGCTAAATTAAAAGTCGCTAAAATCCATCAATCTATCAAAAATAGTAGAAAAGATTTTTTACATAAGTTATCAAAAAAATTAGTTACAAAGTATAATGCGATTATCATTGAAGACCTAAATATGAAAGGTATGAGCGGAGCATTAAACTTTGGTAAATCTGTCGCTGATAACGGGTGGGCAATGTTCACAACTATGCTTCAATATAAGGCTATATTTTTAGGAAAACAAGTAATAAAAATAGATAAATGGTTTCCTAGTTCTAAAACTTGCTCTTCTTGTGGGAATATAAAAGATTCACTTTCTTTAGGAGAGAGAGCATATAACTGTGAATGTGGTCATACTATGGATAGAGATCTTAATGCTAGTATAAATATTCGTGAAGTTGGTAGAACTCTACTAGCTTATTAA
- a CDS encoding APC family permease gives MESKKLNWRMLAMMGFTIVWGFGNVVNNYANQGLTVVVSWVLILSLYFLPYALMVGEMGSVFDHKAGGVSSWVGSTYGPMIAYLAGWTYWVVHIPYLAQKPQSALVALSWVFFQSGDIIKTFNPLVLQSIVLGIFLLFLWLSSKGMNSLKKIGALAGTSMFFMGILYILLTVAAPSLMAVSPATPDWSLSTFLPKFDFTYFTTISMLVFAVGGCEKISPYVRDVENPHKNFPKGMLALAVMVGMSALLGSFAMGIMFNSGNIPADLKMNGQYYAFKLLGEYYGVGNALMVLYAVANTLSQISALMFSIDAPLKILIGEGDKNFIPAAFTKVNENGAPINGYKLTAVLVGILIIIPAIGIGDMNNLYNWLLDLNSIVMPLRYLWVFLAYIGLRGFMKNKELNSTPGFKFVKNDKVATMIGVWCFAFTSFACLMGIFPKNIETFSSEWFFQITLNILTPIVLVGLGLIFPKIARKTNK, from the coding sequence ATGGAATCAAAAAAATTAAACTGGCGTATGCTTGCCATGATGGGATTCACAATTGTTTGGGGATTTGGTAATGTTGTTAATAACTATGCAAATCAAGGTCTAACAGTTGTAGTTTCTTGGGTTTTAATTCTTTCTCTTTACTTTTTACCATATGCTCTTATGGTTGGAGAGATGGGATCTGTTTTCGATCACAAAGCTGGAGGAGTTTCAAGTTGGGTTGGATCAACTTATGGACCTATGATAGCTTACCTTGCTGGATGGACATATTGGGTTGTTCATATACCATACCTAGCACAGAAACCTCAAAGTGCACTTGTTGCTTTAAGTTGGGTTTTCTTCCAAAGTGGAGATATTATAAAAACTTTTAATCCACTAGTTTTACAAAGTATTGTTTTAGGAATTTTCCTACTTTTCCTTTGGTTATCATCTAAGGGAATGAACTCTTTAAAGAAAATTGGAGCCCTTGCAGGAACATCAATGTTCTTTATGGGTATTTTATATATACTTTTAACAGTGGCTGCACCATCACTTATGGCAGTTAGTCCTGCTACGCCTGATTGGTCACTGTCTACATTCTTACCAAAGTTTGACTTTACATACTTCACTACTATATCTATGTTAGTGTTTGCTGTTGGTGGATGTGAGAAAATTTCTCCATATGTTAGAGATGTGGAAAATCCTCACAAAAACTTCCCTAAGGGTATGTTAGCTCTTGCTGTAATGGTTGGTATGTCAGCACTTCTTGGATCATTTGCAATGGGAATTATGTTTAACAGTGGAAACATCCCAGCAGACTTAAAGATGAATGGACAGTACTATGCATTTAAACTTCTTGGTGAGTACTATGGAGTTGGAAACGCTCTTATGGTTTTATATGCTGTAGCTAATACATTATCACAAATATCAGCACTGATGTTCTCTATTGACGCTCCACTTAAAATATTAATTGGAGAAGGGGACAAAAACTTTATCCCTGCTGCATTTACTAAAGTAAATGAAAATGGAGCTCCTATAAATGGATACAAGTTAACTGCTGTATTAGTTGGAATCTTAATCATAATTCCTGCAATTGGAATTGGAGATATGAATAACCTTTACAACTGGTTACTAGATTTAAATTCAATTGTTATGCCACTTAGATATCTTTGGGTATTCTTAGCGTACATTGGACTTAGAGGATTTATGAAAAATAAAGAATTAAATTCTACACCAGGATTTAAGTTTGTTAAAAATGATAAAGTTGCAACTATGATTGGAGTTTGGTGTTTTGCATTTACATCTTTTGCATGTTTAATGGGTATCTTCCCTAAAAACATTGAAACATTTAGTTCTGAGTGGTTCTTCCAAATTACTCTTAACATTCTTACACCAATAGTTTTAGTTGGATTAGGACTTATCTTCCCTAAAATTGCGAGAAAAACAAATAAATAA
- a CDS encoding efflux RND transporter periplasmic adaptor subunit has protein sequence MNKKIMIGALVAALALGGYLAVDKVTGKNVKVSKIEIGNLSSSLLYSGMVAAGEVVPVYVEAPVLVESVLARVGQEVEPGDKLMTFSSKSVIENDKELRINELDIKDVKLKIADLDGGSLKLELDNRKLEMRNLEERIKGDERRLPVLASELRTLKEKAVAYKRLLDADGISSTEANRAATEAEGKAVEFEDLKTNLELNRQKFELSAVSFESLTRQLAIEEAKLKSNLEKLQLGNEILVRRAEQLKKPLEAPVAGVITAIDVSEGSNAFSGQRLLAISPKGESVVKVEVPMYGANSVLKGQRAMVRSSSSGGDLIYSGVVSRVSSVARESVLGGKNDKVIEVEVKISEKNELKPGFITDVEISSESSRSVATVSSFSVIEEGDKSYVYIVDEGRVRKTEIKVGTKTATDYEVLNLPLGTEVIVNPFKVSNGERVKAVI, from the coding sequence ATGAATAAAAAAATAATGATAGGTGCATTGGTAGCAGCTTTAGCTCTTGGAGGTTATCTAGCAGTTGATAAAGTAACTGGAAAAAATGTCAAAGTATCTAAAATAGAGATAGGAAATCTTTCAAGCTCTTTACTTTACTCTGGAATGGTAGCTGCAGGAGAAGTTGTACCTGTATATGTGGAAGCACCAGTGCTAGTGGAATCAGTTTTAGCCCGTGTGGGACAAGAGGTTGAACCTGGAGATAAACTGATGACTTTTAGTAGTAAAAGTGTAATTGAAAATGATAAAGAACTGAGAATAAATGAGTTAGACATAAAGGATGTTAAACTTAAAATAGCTGACTTAGATGGGGGATCACTAAAGTTAGAACTAGACAACAGAAAGTTAGAGATGAGAAACCTTGAAGAAAGAATAAAGGGAGATGAAAGAAGACTTCCAGTTTTAGCGTCAGAGCTTAGAACTTTAAAAGAAAAAGCTGTGGCATACAAAAGACTTTTAGATGCTGATGGAATCTCTAGTACAGAGGCCAATAGAGCTGCAACAGAGGCTGAAGGAAAAGCTGTGGAGTTTGAAGATTTAAAAACTAACTTAGAGTTAAATAGACAAAAGTTTGAGCTATCAGCAGTGAGCTTTGAAAGTTTAACAAGACAGTTAGCAATAGAAGAGGCTAAATTAAAATCAAACTTAGAGAAGTTACAGCTAGGAAATGAGATTTTAGTTCGTCGTGCAGAACAACTGAAAAAACCACTAGAAGCACCAGTGGCTGGAGTTATAACAGCAATAGATGTAAGTGAAGGAAGCAACGCTTTTAGTGGACAGAGATTACTTGCCATTTCTCCAAAGGGAGAGAGCGTAGTTAAAGTGGAAGTTCCAATGTATGGAGCTAACAGTGTACTAAAGGGACAAAGGGCTATGGTTAGATCATCTTCATCAGGGGGAGATCTAATATATTCTGGTGTTGTTTCTAGAGTTTCAAGTGTGGCTCGTGAAAGTGTACTAGGTGGAAAAAATGATAAGGTTATAGAGGTAGAGGTAAAAATTTCAGAAAAAAATGAGTTGAAACCTGGATTTATAACTGATGTGGAAATAAGTAGCGAAAGTAGTCGTAGTGTTGCAACAGTTTCATCTTTCTCTGTTATAGAAGAGGGAGATAAAAGTTATGTTTATATAGTGGATGAGGGAAGAGTTCGTAAAACTGAGATTAAAGTGGGAACAAAAACTGCCACAGACTATGAAGTGCTAAACTTGCCTTTAGGAACTGAAGTTATTGTAAATCCATTTAAAGTTTCAAATGGAGAGAGAGTAAAGGCTGTGATTTAA
- a CDS encoding TolC family protein, whose amino-acid sequence MRRYNLIASFLVLSLGAYSQGLGLEEILKRVETGNPEVKVKELDVMIKEKGKKKAFRNLILPPITMESENDWETAKKEGFGFEKIEAVIPIFQGGKIMNTYKRSKSELELAKEEKKLAVYSWQETAVNAYFTNLNYRKQKEITDSTIDALQKQHNRLNGLYEENKLIAKSEILKVEANLENNKALNYENSQKERAAKETLMQLLGYDLDRQVNLDEFNTTNYLKSLGAIKKVEDPKNTTLGKAQSLMVELAEYDLKIAKADLYPTLYVKPSHTFKEENLNTNKYETVNEGRVEVGIRYTFAWGATLDSVDQSEYQLDQAKIKYDNNISGIKLDMRNKLGEIESLAGQSEAQKKRVELLRENLKIDNLRYDSELVTTFDYLNSVNQLKSAEEDYYKLQRSLVLAVIEYENLYK is encoded by the coding sequence GTGAGAAGATACAATCTAATAGCAAGTTTTTTAGTTCTTTCTTTAGGGGCATACTCACAGGGACTTGGTTTAGAAGAGATTCTTAAAAGAGTTGAAACAGGAAACCCTGAAGTAAAAGTTAAAGAGTTAGATGTAATGATAAAAGAAAAGGGAAAGAAAAAAGCATTTAGAAACCTTATTTTACCACCAATTACAATGGAAAGTGAAAATGATTGGGAAACAGCTAAAAAAGAGGGGTTTGGATTTGAGAAAATAGAAGCAGTAATTCCTATTTTTCAAGGTGGAAAAATAATGAATACATATAAAAGATCAAAGAGTGAATTAGAGTTAGCTAAAGAGGAGAAAAAGCTAGCTGTTTACTCTTGGCAAGAAACTGCTGTAAATGCATATTTTACTAATTTAAACTACAGAAAGCAAAAAGAGATTACAGATTCAACAATAGATGCTCTACAAAAACAGCATAATAGATTAAATGGATTATATGAGGAGAATAAATTAATTGCTAAATCTGAAATTTTAAAAGTGGAAGCGAACTTAGAAAATAATAAGGCGTTAAATTATGAAAATTCTCAAAAAGAAAGAGCTGCAAAAGAAACGTTAATGCAACTTTTAGGTTATGATTTAGATAGGCAGGTAAATTTAGATGAGTTTAATACAACGAACTATTTAAAATCACTTGGAGCTATAAAAAAAGTTGAAGATCCTAAAAATACAACTTTGGGAAAAGCTCAAAGTTTAATGGTAGAGTTAGCAGAGTATGATTTAAAAATTGCAAAGGCTGATTTATATCCAACACTTTATGTAAAACCATCTCATACTTTTAAAGAGGAAAATTTGAATACAAACAAATATGAAACTGTAAATGAGGGAAGAGTTGAAGTTGGAATAAGATATACCTTTGCATGGGGAGCAACTTTAGATTCTGTAGATCAAAGTGAATATCAGTTAGATCAAGCTAAAATAAAATATGACAACAATATTTCAGGAATAAAGTTAGATATGAGAAACAAACTGGGAGAGATTGAATCTCTTGCTGGTCAAAGTGAAGCTCAAAAGAAAAGAGTGGAGTTACTGAGAGAAAACTTAAAAATTGATAACTTAAGATACGACAGTGAATTAGTTACAACTTTTGATTACTTAAACTCAGTAAATCAACTAAAAAGTGCAGAGGAAGATTACTATAAACTTCAAAGATCACTTGTTTTAGCGGTGATTGAGTATGAGAATCTATATAAATAG
- a CDS encoding ABC transporter permease has protein sequence MAAKFLKGNITRAMFPLLAVVIGAMTLIMTLSLGDGAKNIINKDLSAIGGNRILLGDTTLTKRDLELMERLPFVEYAVFPEERVLINNTLFRGYSKKALLSMNLPILKDNEVVLDKIQFPNGKVGDTIDLETKLGKRKFTIRDYYQEESPFETMRMGNRVIVSDETFERIFGRSNYNSLVVSFPQDEDGEEYIPVVLRELNRSRFSYSQVRVLETPAVYKKVERIKSFVGKSLFILSFISLIVGGAGILNLIAAAVRERTSYIGILRTVGMDKRSLMEIFLIEAAVVITLGAIIGIILGVAVSYLAGNLLKIPPYFNFLKMVGALVLTMGVGLIFGVFPAKRAGELEIVEALKI, from the coding sequence ATGGCAGCTAAGTTTTTAAAAGGAAATATCACAAGAGCTATGTTTCCACTTTTAGCAGTGGTAATTGGAGCTATGACTCTTATTATGACACTGTCTTTGGGGGATGGAGCGAAAAATATTATAAATAAAGATTTATCTGCCATTGGAGGTAACAGAATTCTTTTGGGAGATACAACTTTAACTAAAAGAGACTTAGAGCTAATGGAAAGGTTGCCATTTGTAGAATATGCAGTTTTTCCAGAGGAGAGAGTTTTAATTAACAATACATTGTTTAGGGGATACAGTAAAAAAGCTTTGTTATCTATGAATTTACCAATTTTAAAAGATAATGAGGTAGTACTTGATAAAATACAGTTTCCAAATGGAAAAGTTGGAGACACAATTGATTTAGAAACAAAATTGGGAAAAAGGAAATTTACAATTAGGGATTACTATCAAGAGGAAAGTCCATTTGAAACTATGAGAATGGGTAATAGAGTCATAGTTAGTGACGAAACTTTTGAAAGAATCTTTGGAAGGAGTAACTACAATAGCTTAGTAGTCTCCTTTCCACAAGATGAAGACGGAGAGGAATATATACCAGTTGTACTAAGAGAGCTTAACAGGTCTCGGTTTAGTTACAGTCAGGTGCGTGTTTTAGAAACGCCAGCAGTCTATAAAAAAGTGGAGAGGATAAAAAGCTTTGTAGGAAAAAGTTTATTTATCCTCTCTTTTATTTCTTTAATTGTTGGTGGAGCTGGGATTTTAAATCTAATAGCTGCGGCAGTGAGAGAGAGAACATCATATATAGGGATACTGAGAACAGTGGGGATGGATAAAAGAAGTTTGATGGAAATATTTTTAATAGAGGCAGCAGTGGTGATAACTTTAGGAGCTATTATAGGAATAATCCTTGGAGTGGCGGTGTCGTACCTAGCTGGAAATTTACTAAAAATACCACCATATTTTAACTTTTTAAAGATGGTAGGAGCGCTAGTTCTTACAATGGGTGTTGGTCTAATATTTGGAGTTTTCCCAGCTAAAAGAGCAGGAGAGTTAGAGATAGTAGAGGCACTGAAAATTTAA